ATACCCCTCCTCCAGCTCTGCTGCAGGGTTACATACCCCCTCCTCCGGCTCTGCTGCATTGTTATCGGCGACTTCAGCCGGGTATGGCTAGATGCAGCGGAGTGTGCGTGTGTTCTAAGTATTGGGAGCCATCAGGCTGGCTCCTTCTCCCATTATCGTTATTGGGGATAGTTGGCCCGTACAGATGACACCCCTGGGTAGTTGATTACATCCTGTGTCCACATATAATGAATATAGTTACCCCAGGAGAACAGGAACCTCACCATCACAGAGAAGTCACTACCCCCAGGTCCGCTCTGCTGCAGGGATAGGCCGCACATGTGCCAGAAAAATTTTATTCCGTACAGAACGTGCAAAACTATAAGCACTCACACATGGATACATGATAACTGCACACGTGGAGAGCTGAGCggccatcccctcccccacagagcCAGCACCAACTACTGACTCCACTGTCCTGCCCTCTACAGCAATGGCCACCATTACCTCGTTTCATAAACACATTGTGCCAAAGCCTGGACACCACAGACTATGTCACCCCCCTTACAGCAGACAAAGGTGGGAGTACAGTCTCGTGTAACTTTTCCCCCACCCATCAGAGAAGAGGTTTGCCCAGTCTGTAGGCCTGATCACCCCTGAGAGGGTGCTGCAGGATGGAGGTCTTGGGttagggaattaaaaaaaaaaaaaatctgtagaaaAAGGGGCTAAAAACATCCATAAAAAACACTCATCTGAACACAGAATAAAATCCAGACAGGAAAGACGCTGAAGAATCCACCAATGCCCAGGACAGAGGATCTGCTGCGGGGATCCACCAATGCCCAGGACAGAGGATCTGCTGCTGGGATCCACCAATGCCCAGAACACAAATCTGTTAAAGGATCCACTATTGCACAGGACCGCAGATTGGCTGAGGGAACCGTCTATGTCTGGGAGTGTGGATCTTACACAGTGCAGTGGTCGAGGTCAGAGGGCACTGGTCTCTGTGGTAATGATCTGCAGGCTGCACACATGTCCAATGCCCTTGGTGACACCCTCCCGGAAGAGAAGCTTTGTGCCAGGCTTTAAATACTCCGGATGCTTAATAAACCGGAAACGGACAACGGCCTTCTCCCCTGTTCTCAGCTCATCCTAGATACAAGAGGGAAAGATCATCATCATATGTCCATCACTCAATCATCAACTTCCATCCACTGGAGCTCACCTTGCCATGTATATGTTCCAGCACTGCCGTCTGCCTGACGTTGCCTACGTGAACAGTAACCTGTACTCCACGCCGGCAGGACGTTGCGTGAAACAGGAGGACGATCTCTGCCTCAAACACCCAGCAGACGGTGGGCATCATCTCCGGGCTCACAAGGACCATACCCTGCATCCAGAAACAAGGACTCAGCACACCTGCAGGACACATCAGCACTGCCCTGTAGGAGGTCACAAGGGTGCACTCACCTTCCGAAGTAGAGAGCGGTCAAATGCCCCCAGGGCCAGCGTAGCTGCTTGTCCAGCCCGTAACACTCGACAGGCGGAGCGGTTTCTTTGGATGCTGCACACTCTGAGGGGAAGGAAGCTGCCACCATCCGTGGGTCCCACCACCAAGCGCTCACCCTCCTTACACACCCCACTGGGAACATAAAAGGGAACTGGTCACAGGTGTTGGCCTCTCATCTTTACAAGACCAGCAATGTGATACAAGACTGATACAGCTGAGAGCCGGTGGTCCAGGGGCCCCGCTATGTActactttattatatattataatcctCCAGTCGGCTGACAGTTCCATGTACAGTGTGTTAGTCCATGACCTGGCACTGACCTGTACAGTGTTCCTCCTACTACCGTCCCCACCTCCGGCACCGTATAGATCTCATCAACCTGCAGAGAGGACAAGACAACAACTTGCAATAATACAACTGCCCAAGGGGGTCCACATCAGTGATGTGAATGAGCAGTACACCACCCTTACCCCACCTGAGGCTTCACTGCTGTCCCCCAGAGTATACAAAAGAGCcaaccaaaccccccccccccccccccccccaaaaccgacACACACCTCCCCGAAACCAAAGCCCTCGAGCTGGCATACACTTCTCCAAAACCAGAGTCCCCGAGCCAACACACTCCTCCCCAAAACCAGAGCCCCGGAGCTGACACACACCTCCCCAAAACCAGAGCCACCAAGCTGACAGGAGTCTCACCTGGAATTCTGGCAGCTGCTGcatcagctcttcctgctcccgGCTGTTGGTGAGTGGAGGTAAAATATTCAGGAAAACTTTCAGCAAGTCTAAAGACTCTCCGGACACGCTGGAGATGGCGAATATCGGAGTGATGCTACACAGAGAGATTAGCAGTCAGGAACATAAAGTACGGGGCTAAAGACAGTGCGTGAGTCTTATGGTTCTTACCTTGGAGATTGAGCAAACTGCTGTGCAGCTGTGACGGCATCATCCTCTGATCGCACCATGAGGGGCACCTTGTTACAGCCAGGCTGTTTGAGAGTGCGCTCCAGCTGGCGCAGGGTCCTCTCCACCGTGGCAGGAGAGCAGAGGTCCACCTTACTGACTACTAAGAAGAATGGCACCTTCAAAGCCATGGCCAGTCCGAGGTGCTCCCGTGTGGTGCCCGCTGTGGAGAGAGGAAGCGTGACATGTGACTGCGCTGTACATACACATCTTCCCAAGATACCAAACAACCCGCAAAACCAACATCATTCATAATGGGATGTGAGTGTAAAGGCCCCACACTAAATCCTATAGTTTaatcacacatgataaaaactGATGGAATTACAGATAAAAACGTGaaattataatataaaataaatccaCACGGCCCTAGTGGAAAAGATTGTTAAATCACCGGTAGCTAAAATACAAAGAACCAATGAAGCGGTGTTCAAATGGGATCCCATCCCACCACTCTGCATGCCGAGAAGTTCTGGGCTCACGATGAGCCATCACCAGCCCATAAAGAATACTGGGAATAAGTACAAAACGCGGAGacataaataattatatttaGGAAAGAAATTAAAACTAAGTAGCAATAACATGAAAGAATGATAAAAacctccatgattggttctcaAGGCTCAAAGACTATAAGGAAGTAAGAGGATCAGAAGGACCACCACTTACCGATCCCAGTGTTGGCGCTCACCACCAGCATGGCAAAGTCTGGACAGTAGCTGGTCAGGCCAAAGATGGTCGTCTTCAAGTATTTGTGGTGACCGGCGAGGTCAATGAACGTGATCATCTTGGAGGCACTTTCACAGATCTGCTCTGCCGTGCGGGACTCACTGTAATTCACAACCTTCCAGAGGGAAAAACAGATTACACATCGGTGCTATCCCCCAGCCTGGCACACTGCCCCGCCATCTTAATCTTGCACAATGCCCCTATGACCATCACCATTCCCGCACACTGCAACAGccgccatcaccaccatcacaatCACCAACCCCTCTAGAGGGCGGTCAATATCTCCACTCCTGCAGTCTACAACCTTCCATTTCCACTATCTATGGTCACCTTCTCCCATCACTGCTTATTACTCCCCTGCCCCACCATTATTCTCCTCATATACCCCAATCCCTTCTCCGATGCAGCCCCCTCGCCTCTCCCCTCCTCCCGCACAGCTCTCCTCCCCAGCTCCTGCACAGCTCCCCTCacctctcccctcctccagcacagctcccctcacctctcccctcctcccgcacagccccccctcgcccctcccctcctcccgcacagcccccctcgcccctcccctcctcccgcacagccccccctcgcccctcccctcctcccgcacagccccccctcgcccctcccctcctccagcacagctcccctcacctctcccctcctcccgcacagccccccctcgcccctcccctcctcccgcacagccccccctcgcccctcccctcctcccgcgcagccccccctcgcccctcccctcctcccgcgcagccgcccctcccctcccctcctcccgcgCAGCccccccctcgcccctcccctcctcccgcaCAGCCC
This sequence is a window from Dendropsophus ebraccatus isolate aDenEbr1 chromosome 15, aDenEbr1.pat, whole genome shotgun sequence. Protein-coding genes within it:
- the GTPBP2 gene encoding GTP-binding protein 2 isoform X1 → MPALGAHYTGGAAGMEPRVFELFGPGGGSGAAGGRGKAGAKAKKTGKSRGRGGKSNNPPYLPPEAEEGNIEYKLKLVNPSQYRFEHLVTQMKWRLQEGRGEAVYQIGVEDNGLLVGLSEEEMRASLHTLHRMAEKVGADITVLREREVDYDSDAPRKITEVLIRKVPDNQQFLDLRVAVLGNVDSGKSTLLGVLTQGELDNGRGRARLNLFRHLHEIQSGRTSSISFEILGFNSKGEVVNYSESRTAEQICESASKMITFIDLAGHHKYLKTTIFGLTSYCPDFAMLVVSANTGIAGTTREHLGLAMALKVPFFLVVSKVDLCSPATVERTLRQLERTLKQPGCNKVPLMVRSEDDAVTAAQQFAQSPSITPIFAISSVSGESLDLLKVFLNILPPLTNSREQEELMQQLPEFQVDEIYTVPEVGTVVGGTLYSGVCKEGERLVVGPTDGGSFLPLRVCSIQRNRSACRVLRAGQAATLALGAFDRSLLRKGMVLVSPEMMPTVCWVFEAEIVLLFHATSCRRGVQVTVHVGNVRQTAVLEHIHGKDELRTGEKAVVRFRFIKHPEYLKPGTKLLFREGVTKGIGHVCSLQIITTETSAL
- the GTPBP2 gene encoding GTP-binding protein 2 isoform X2 encodes the protein MKWRLQEGRGEAVYQIGVEDNGLLVGLSEEEMRASLHTLHRMAEKVGADITVLREREVDYDSDAPRKITEVLIRKVPDNQQFLDLRVAVLGNVDSGKSTLLGVLTQGELDNGRGRARLNLFRHLHEIQSGRTSSISFEILGFNSKGEVVNYSESRTAEQICESASKMITFIDLAGHHKYLKTTIFGLTSYCPDFAMLVVSANTGIAGTTREHLGLAMALKVPFFLVVSKVDLCSPATVERTLRQLERTLKQPGCNKVPLMVRSEDDAVTAAQQFAQSPSITPIFAISSVSGESLDLLKVFLNILPPLTNSREQEELMQQLPEFQVDEIYTVPEVGTVVGGTLYSGVCKEGERLVVGPTDGGSFLPLRVCSIQRNRSACRVLRAGQAATLALGAFDRSLLRKGMVLVSPEMMPTVCWVFEAEIVLLFHATSCRRGVQVTVHVGNVRQTAVLEHIHGKDELRTGEKAVVRFRFIKHPEYLKPGTKLLFREGVTKGIGHVCSLQIITTETSAL